CTATCTACGGAAGAAAAATTAAGCGATTTTGTTTTTGTAGGCGGTTCTGCCATTTCATACTACATTCACCATCGTTTATCCGAGGACATTGATCTTTTTTGCACTTATAATCAGTTAAAACAAAGGATTCTTAATAATATAATTGAAAAATTACGAAACAATGAACATAATATTGTAGTATTGCCAGTTGAAGATAGAACTATTCAAATGGATTTGGATATAGATGGAGTAAAAACTACTTTTTTTTCGTGGAGTTTGGATTTATTAAAAACAAACAGTAAAGCGTTTAAAGGCTATATTAAAATTGCGGATTTAGAACTTTTGGCAGGAATGAAAGCATACACTTTCGGCCGCAGATTAAAAATAAGGGATGCCTATGATTTATATGCTTTATCGCAAGAGATAGGTTTTGAGAATATAATTGAGCTCGCCAAAGATTTTTTTGGGAGCCTTTTTAGTGAAAGACTTTTTATAAATCAGGTGCAGGATTTAAGTTTATTGCAAGGTGATAAAATAGAAGATTACTTAAATCCTAAGTATAAAGTCTCTAAGAATGATATGGAAAACTACTTTACGGCAGAAGTCGAAAAGTATATTTTAAAAAGTCTAGAGCGGGAAATAGAAAACAAATAATAACTAATGTGAAATCATTGCGATTTCCCTTTAGTTTGTTTAAATCCTCGATAAAAAAATGTGTTTTAACCCAACTTCACCACTTTTATTGTTCTAAAATTATAACATATTGATATTATTACATTCTATTACTTCTTCTAATGCTTAATCTAAAAAAAACCATTAAAATTGCGAAAATTACAACATCCAGCGCTTATTCTCAAACGCAGAAACAGCTTATGAAGATAAGCAAAAAATTTACTAAAAAACACATTTTTAAATCTACGCAGGATGAACATCTGGTGACAAAAAAACAGATAATTTGCTGTTAGAGAATATAAATATTAATTAAGAGCTTTGGAGAGATTATAAATGAAAAAAAATTATAAATTCAAAATATCTATTGTTATATATACGTTATTCACCGGCTTTTTATTTTATTTGATGCCAATATCTGCTGCTTACGCTTATAATTATATACCGCTGCCCCATTATCTTCCAAATAATTTTCTTAAGCAAATACTTGTTAAAATCACTAAACAAAATATTAAGGAATATACGCATGAACTCCCTACAGGTAGATTTATCAGCCCTGTCGGTAAAATTACGGCAACGCAAAATTTTCCGACTAATGTAAAAGTTTATAAAAACTATATTATTATTGTTAGCAATCCATCAAAAAAAATCCAAAAATTAACATTATATAACAGAAAAAATTTAAAACCTATTGCGATTCTGGAAGCTTTTGAAGGAAGAAATAATGTTGAATATAACGGTCCTATAATAGAATTTGCGCAGCCGTCTGATTTAAAAAAATATCCCGAATACAATACATCTTCTGAACTATTTTCAAGTAATATTACTATTCCTTATTCTAAAATTCCGACCACCGTTATAACTCACCAGAGCTTTTTTCAGGGTCTTACGGTAAGCAAAAACGGAACAATGTACGCTGCTGGCGGAGTAACAGGCAATGTTTTGGCGGTTAAATACATAAAAGGCAGGCTTAAAGCTTTAAAAAGCTATCATCTTAAATGGCAGAGTTTTCCTAAAAATCAATATCCTTATCAGTATCAGGGTCATCAGAATATACGCCCTTATCTTTTTTATCCCGACTATGTTACGCTGTCAAAAAATCAGAAGTCTATTTATGCAACAGGTCTGCTTTCAAATTCAATAGCTAAAATAAACTTAAAGACGGGCGTTGTAAAATATGCGAACGCTGGACCGTATCCTTTTGCGGTAAGTCTTGCGGATAACGGAAAAAGAATTATAGTAAGCGACTGGGGAGGCGATGACGTAAGGGTATTTACTTCTTCGCTTAAATATTTAGGTAAAATATCATTCGATAAATGTTTAACGATAATACCGGCATACCGTCACATCAAACCATGCCCGGATACAATTTGTTAAATGCGTCATTAAGCTTCAAGATTCCTTTTCCTCATTATGTTGCAGGCAGTCCTAAAGTGGCAGATATAAAATTAACAGTTTTAAATTTATTAAACAAGCAATATGATGGTTATGAAGATTTTTCTTCAGGAGGATATTACGGTCCTAATACCAATAGCGTAGGTGCAATATTAGCTTATCCAGGAATGCCGATATCCGCTTACGCAACATTAACTTTAAAATTTTAAAAAAATTTCTTAATAAGGCAAAAAAATAGATTATGGAATGTTACAAAACTTTAACAAAATTTTAACCCTATTGTAATAATAAGTATGGTTAAATATAAATAAGTAAGCATATTGCGCTTGCATCTTCTCCTCCCCCTGCTGAATATTGTACTTAAGTTATTTTAATTGCAATATTCAGCTTTTTATTTTTTTATTATTGTATGCAATATATCTTTTTCGCATCCTTTCTCTTTTTATAATTTTAAAGCCTCCTTGCCTAACTTCACCAATTTTATTATTTTTAATTATAGGTATATTATTATATTATTTTGTTTTATATTTTTATCTTCCATAAGGTATATATACTCCGATAAACACCGTTGTATCATATGTTCGCGGTGAATGGGATAAAGTTGAACCTATGTGAGTATTAAACTTACTTGAGTTGCTCGCGGGAATTTCATACCCCAGTTTTATTCGAACTGCGAAAACAAAAAATATATTATAGAAAATTAAAATCTTCGCAAACTAGCTATAGTCCGCTTAAATAGTCCGCTAAATCTACCTATATTAATGAAGTTGTTTTATTTATAATAATTTTTTGTTAAAATAATCGTTCGCTTTTCGACTATTTTTAATAAAGCGTGTAAGAATCAAAGTAATTTTTTTTATTTTTAATTTACATTAATCAGCTGAGAAAACAGCAAAGAGGAGAGAGGGTATGAACACATTTAACGGGACAGAAAAGCGAAGGTTGAATCAGCCGGGTCTAAACCAAAAATACGTATTTTTTATTTTGGTTTTTGGATTTATTGCAGTTCTAAGTTTTGCGGTATTGCAGATAAAAACGTCTTATGCGTCGGGACAATCCGCATTAACGGGAGGAGGCATTAATCTTTACGAAAACCCGGCAACCGGCGAAGTATTTTTAAAATCGGGCGCGGGAAGAGTAAAGATAGGAAAAAAAATGACGGATAAACTCTTTAAAACCAAAAGCGCCGAGTCTTCAGACATACCGTCCATGCCGTCATGGCTGAAAAATATTCAGCTTCACGCCCTTATCTACATGGGATACGGGTATTTTACCAATACGGGCTTCAGCGGTCAGATGCAGCTTGAAGAAGAACCGCCTGCAACCGGTAATAACGGATATAACGCTTTTAACGTCAACAGGGGATATTTAATATTTATCTACCAGCCGAATAAAAACTGGTTTTTAAAGATTACGCCTAATATAGTTAAAACGTCAAATTCCGGAATAACGGGAGGAAGCGAGTTTTACCGTCTTAAATACGCATTTGTGCAGTTTAACCGTGTTTATAACGCTGACGGGCTTACGGCAAATATAAAAGTAGGTCAGTTTCCGACTCCTATGATAGCATGGGAAGACGGACTTTTAGGCTACCACTTTGTTGAAAGAACCCCATGGGGATTTTTAGGCGTAACATCTACTCAGGCAGGTTTAGGCGTATCCGGCAAATTCAGAAATGACGGTAAGATATATTTGGCGTATAACGCCGGTATTTTTAACAATGCGGCTTTTCATAATTCCGAAGAAGCAGACCAGAAGAGTCCTCAGGTAAGGTTAAGCTACTATCCGTTCGGCGCATCTTCAAATTTAAACGGTTTAGGCGTAAGCGGGTACTATTCATGGGGAATGAACGACAGCAGTTTTGAGCCGTCCGTGTCTGATGCAAGTTCTTCAAATCTTTCGGTTACAAGAGCGTCTTTGATTCTTAATTATAAAACGGACAGATACAATATTGTTCTTCAATATGATTATGCAAGAAATTTAACATATCCGTTAGGCGGAGTACCCACCAGTTTCGGAAACAGCGAAGATGCCGGAAGCGCATGCTCTCCCATAGGCGAATATTCCACTTCAGAACCAAATACAACTTGTAATCCTAACGGCTCTTTGCCGTTCAATGTCGGTTTGCCGTCAAGCGTGACAGGCGCGATTTCAAATAATAGCGAGCACGGAGTAGACGCTTTCGGATATTATAATATAACAAATAAAATAGGCGTATTCGGACTTATTCAGGACTGGTTTATGCAGCCTAATGCCGGAACTCCCGTTGCAAGCAGCGGTACAAGTAATTTATACGAAAGTCCTTATAATTTTCAGAGACTCGTAATAGGCGTCGGGTATAAACTAAACAATAATATTCAGCTTGCATTAGACGACCAGAATTTCAGATTCTTAAACGACAGCGCCTATAGAAACGCTCCTGAAACATCGCCTGCGTATATTAACTATGGACAGTGGATGGGAGATACTAACGCAATATTCTTAAATGCGAGGATAGCGTTTTAGAAATTATAAATACGAAAGTAAGTTAAAAATTGAATTAATATAAATTAAAATCAATTAAAGACTGCATTAGTACAGTAAAATAAAGTAGTAAATAAAAAATTTTCAATTACATTAATTATTTATTATTATAATATGGTATAATCATTGCATTAATTGCATTAATAATCATTATTATAATAATTGTCACTAAGGGGCGGGCGATTACTTATCTTTATAAAAATTGTCTTTCCGCAATTATATAACGTAATTAAATAACGCAATCAAATAAATAGTTACATAAAAACATTTTATTATAATTTTTGTTATTGACATAACCAGTTAAATTAAATAGAATAAATAGTTTATCACGTATAAATATTAGCGCGTAATTTATAATGCGTAATTATAACACGCGATATTTACTGCTGAATTTTGAAACTGCTTATTACTGCAGACAAACAAATAAAACAGTATAACTATAACTATATCTGTAACTTATAACTATAACTAATACAATATATTACAATAATGTTTGATAATTTAAGTTCAAAATTAGAAAAAGTATTTAAACATCTGAGGGGCTTCGGAAAATTATCCGAAAAAAATATTGAAGACGCCCTTAAAGATGTGAGGTTAAGCCTTTTAGAAGCCGACGTTAATTACATTATAGTAAAAGAATTTATTGAAAATGTAAAAAATAAGGCTATAGGCGAAAAGGTTATGGACAGCCTTACGCCATCTCAGCAGATGATTAAAATCATCAGGGATGAGATGGTTGCGCTGCTTGGAGAATCTGAACCTTTAAATATAAAAGCTAAGCCGCCCGTCATTATTATGCTCGCAGGCTTGCAGGGTTCCGGCAAGACTACTACGGCAGGAAAACTTGCGCTTTATCTTTCCCGAATAAAAAGAAGCGTTTATCTCGTGCCTGCCGATGTTTACCGTCCGGCGGCTATACTGCAGCTGAAAAAAATAGGGGCGAGTATAAGCATACCGGTGTACGACACAAGAAATGAAATTAATCCGGACGAAAAACCGTCTGAAATAGTTAAAAACGCAATTAATATTGCCGAAAAAAATGCGTATGATACCATAATAATAGATACGGCGGGACGTCTTGAAATTGACGAACCGCTCATGGATGAACTGAAAGAATTAAAAAATAAATTTGCTCCCAATGAAATTTTATTTGTTGCCGATTCCATGCTTGGACAGAGCGCTGTTAATGTCGCTAAAAAATTCAACGATTTGCTCGGCATAACAGGCGTAATCCTGACGAAAGTTGACGGCGATTCTAGAGGTGGAGCGGCGCTGTCTATTAAAAAAACTATTAATAAACCGATTAAATTTATAGGTACAGGCGAAAAATTAAGCGACTTTGAAGTTTTTCACGGAGACCGCGTTGCCGAAAGAATTTTAGGTATGGGCGACGTCCTGTCTCTTATTGAAAAGGCGCAGGAATCAATAGATGAAAAAACAGCAAAATCATTAGAAGCAAGT
This genomic stretch from Candidatus Acididesulfobacter guangdongensis harbors:
- a CDS encoding signal recognition particle protein, whose protein sequence is MMFDNLSSKLEKVFKHLRGFGKLSEKNIEDALKDVRLSLLEADVNYIIVKEFIENVKNKAIGEKVMDSLTPSQQMIKIIRDEMVALLGESEPLNIKAKPPVIIMLAGLQGSGKTTTAGKLALYLSRIKRSVYLVPADVYRPAAILQLKKIGASISIPVYDTRNEINPDEKPSEIVKNAINIAEKNAYDTIIIDTAGRLEIDEPLMDELKELKNKFAPNEILFVADSMLGQSAVNVAKKFNDLLGITGVILTKVDGDSRGGAALSIKKTINKPIKFIGTGEKLSDFEVFHGDRVAERILGMGDVLSLIEKAQESIDEKTAKSLEASITKKDFTIKDFADQLGMVSKIGGVAQIASMIPGFSKIKDKFNPEAAEKELVKIKAIINSMTEKERKNPDILNGGRRKRIALGSGVTVNDVNIFINKFEEVKKMMKSFKKNKFGGPLKNIKNMFNNINQ
- a CDS encoding TonB-dependent receptor, yielding MFNDNTGIPSHQTMPGYNLLNASLSFKIPFPHYVAGSPKVADIKLTVLNLLNKQYDGYEDFSSGGYYGPNTNSVGAILAYPGMPISAYATLTLKF